Genomic DNA from Novipirellula galeiformis:
AACGAAACCAGTTGGGGCGTGATGAAGAGTTTGTGGACGGCCGAAGCTCAGGGACTCGATCGTTACCAAACCGTTCAAAACAACTTTAGTTTGATCAATCGACGCTGTGAAAGTGAGTTGGCCCAAGTCCTACGAAACGAGAAGTTGAGTCTGCTGCCATACTCGCCGCTCGGCGGAGGGGTTTTGACGGGCAAGTACAACCAAACACCTCCAGCGGGCGCTCGCTTTACGGACTATTTGCTCAAGGGTGAACCGCGTCAAAAGAAGATGGCTCAGCGATTCGTGAACGACCGCACGCTCGAGACAGCGCGGCGGATGGAGGAAATCGCCCAGTCGATTGGGACCTCGGTTACGGCGCTGGCGGTCGCTTGGAGCCGCCAGCATGATTTTGTCGCTTCGACGATCATTGGGGCGACAAGTACGGCTCAACTCAAGGAGTCGTTAGTGGCAAAGGAGTTGATTTTGGACGCCGAAACCTTGGCACGCATCGATCAAGTCGATGCGGAGATTCCAACTCCGATGACCGAGGACGGATTGCGACGTTTGTAGCAATTGGAGCGGTTGTGATGGGGGATTTTCGAGAAAATCGAACTTCAGGGCTCCGTTTTTCGTCATTGTTCTAAAACGTGAACTATTTTGGCGTTCATGAAGAACGTCGTCATTGTCCTGATGAACCTGATTGTCGTGACCACTTGTGGTGCCACGGATTGGTTGACGCTGCCGAGCAAGTACAGCCACGATCCGGTTACGTTGCAACGCGTCGCCCAGTTCCAACCTGCGGCAACTCCTGCGGTTCCCGAATCCGCAAACTTTCGCACCAGCGGCTATACGCACGTTCGCAGCAATTTGAACTACGGGCAATCGTCGGACAACTATCACCGCGTGGAGACTTGGGGCGATCCCGTTCGCCCCTATGGTGAATGGCAGTATCCGTTTCGACCCTACAGCGTCCCCTATGCCGCCTGGGGAGCCCCGTTTGCTGGGATGCATGTCGGTCCCTACGGCAATGCTCCCTTCGGCAATGTGCCCTACGGGCAAGCCGATCGTAGAGAGCATTCCCAAGGCAACGGGGATCATCGCGATCGGGGCTATGATGATCGCTCAGGCTATCGGCCATAGCGGTGAAATCGCCGCGTCGCATCCCTTATAAACACCCGCCCTTTTGGGAGGGTCGGACGCGGGCCGCGTCCGGGGAGGGCTGGTGACCCTGAACTTGCACGCTCCATTTCTAACACCCCGGCGACCCCACCCAGAGCTAGCTAAACGCTCGCTCTGACCTCCCCCAGACAAGTTTTGGGGAGGTGTTGCACGCGGAAGCACCCTCTCCCATTGGGGATCGTTTAGCCTAGCAATTCCGATGCGACTGAGTCGGCGAACAAGATGCCCCGTGGGGTCAATGAAATATGATCGCCGCGGCGTTGAATGAAGCCGTCACGCGTCGATGTTTCGATTGCCTCGGCACACAATGTAAACAGGTCGACGCCAGTCTCGCGACTCAGTTTGGCAAAGTCGATGCCGTCGATCATGCGGACGCCGAAGGCAGCACGCTCGCGTGCGTATTGCTCTTGAGTGATCGGTTCGGATTCGGCGATGGGCGATTGGTTGCTTTCGATTCGCTTAAGATACGTTGTGGTACTGCGATGATTGACTTCACGACGTCCCTCGACGAATCTTGCCGCGCCGGGGCCTGCCGCGTACCAGCCTCGTCCTTCCCAGTAGGCAAGGTTGTGGCGACAACGAAAACCGTCTTTGGCAAAGTTTGAAATCTCGTAGTGATGGATCCCTCGTTGAGCAGTCACTTGGCGCGTCAGCGTGTACATCGCGACTTCGACGTCCTCGTCCACCCCTTCCAATCGGCCCAGGCGTTTTGCGTTCCAGAACGACGTCCCCTTCTCGAACGTCAACGCATAGGTGGAAAGATGGTTGATCGGTAAATCGAGGGCGGTTTGTAAATCCGCTTGCCAATCGGAAACGCTTTCTCCGGGGGCGGCAAAGATCAAATCAACCGAGACATTGCCGATCCACTTCGCGGCAAGTTCGATGGCCGCCGCGGCTTGGGCGGCCGAATGACTTCGCTGCAACAACTTTAGCTTTTCAGGGGTGAACGATTGGACGCCCAGGCTGATGCGATTGATTCCGTTGTCGGCAAGCACGCGAAGTTTTTCTTCATCGATGTCTTCCGGGTTCGCTTCCACACTTCGCTCGGAATGCTCCGACAAATCAAATCGAACGGCGAGTTGCTTGAGTAGCCAATCGAGTTCTGCGACAGGTAGGTGCGTCGGAGTTCCGCCGCCCAAGAAGAGGGTGTCGATTTCGGGGCGATCAAGTGACGCGAGTTCTTGATCGATCGCGGAGAGAAATGGTTTCATCAGCTCGTCGCGGTTGGCGATCACACTGAAGTTGCAATAGCCGCAGCGATGTCGGCAAAACGGAACATGGACGTAGGCCGATCGCGAAGTCGGCCACGCCCAGTTTGGATCGCTAGGGGCTAGCTTGGTTTGCATCGTTAGAGCCACAGTTTTAGCCGGCCACCGATGGCATCAGGAAGCGCCTTTTGCACAAGCCGTTTGACCTGTGTGTCGTTGTAACGCGTGCTGAGGTGCGACGCGATGATCAGTTCGTTTTGAAACCGATCGGCGCGTTGTCGGTAATCGTCGATATGCATATGCCCGTGCTTGTGGATCTTTTCCTTGCGGTGTTCGGGGGCGACGAAGGTCAATTCGCTGACCAGAGTCTTGGCTTCGTAAAAGACAGGATTGTTGTCGAGTCCCGGAGGCGAGGTGTCGCCGGTGTACGCAAACACCGGGACGCGAGTTTCTTCGGTGATCTCGGTCCCGGCAAGTTTGAGGTCTCGGATCTTGTCGCCCTGGAGACCTTGGAACTCGGGCTTCAATTTGTGACGGCGTTGATGAATGACAAAGCCAAGTGAATCAATCGTATGGCGGGTCGGTAGCGATGTCACGATATACTCGCGGCTGATCGAAGTTTCGTCACCTGGCAACAAGCCGATCAATTCACATGGCATCGCGCCTCGGTCAAGTCGCCGAAACATTTGCAGCATGTCCCAAGTCGTATCGACCGCAGAATCGGGAAGGTAGATCACCGGTGGGTCCATCTTCATCATGCGTCGGCGAGAAACGTAAGCCGGCAATGCCGCGATGTGGTCCAGGTGGGCGTGCGAGATAAACATGGTGGGGGTTCCCATGAAATCCCATGGTTGCCCGCCACAATCAAACAGCACCTTTAGTTCGTTCACACGCCAATAGGTTTGCACGGCCGCGCGAGAATAGCCTTCGATGGTTAGCCCATCGTGAACGTGAGTTAGAACGGGAAGGTTTTCAACCATCGGGCCGCAGAAATGAGTGCGAATTGTGAGGGAACGTGTCCAGGCCCGAACAAGATATCGTGAAGGGGTGGTTTGCTGTACCGGACACGATTGATGGCATGCCGCCAAGATCCGTGAGCGCCGGCGAAAGAAATCTGGGCGTCTTTTCCGGCAGTGGACCTTGGATCAAAAAACTGTCGTGCGAGGGGGGGGTAACGAGATTCACCCCATCTCGCGACGTTAACGCATGCGGATTGGCATGTTGCTCGCTTCAATCGCTTTGGCACCGTAGTTGTCCACTTCGTTGACATTCAAACTGTCTGAATAGTGTGCGGTTCGTACCACATAGATGTCGCCATGCTCACGCTGTTCCACCGCCGCCCCATGGTGTCGGGTCAATTCGAGTGTGGCGAGGAACCAACCGATTAAGGACGACTTGTGGATGCCGCCGGTGACCAAGTCCATCAACGGAACTTGTTCGTCTAATTTCAAACGATCGTGAATCCGTTGCATATAAACGTGAATCGGGGTGTCGTCGTAGACGACTTCGGTGGGAGGCGGACCGGCGGCTTCACGCATGATTCGCCCGAACGCACTAACCAAATCCCAGATTTCGAGATCGATGATCGGTTGGTCGCCTAAATCGACCCTGCGGCTGGGAAGGTCGTCGGACATCCGTTCATAACGCTGCTGCCAACGTTGCCCCATTTCATCGAGAATCGAGGCGGCATCGCGAATCTCTTTGTACTGAAGCAATCGCTCGATTAATTCGGATTGGGGGTCGAGGATCTCTTCTTCCTCGGCTTCTTCGACAATTTTGGGAAGGACCGCGAGGCTCTTCATCTCCACCAGCGTGGAGGCCAAATCGAGGAAATCGCCCACTTCGCCCAGGTCCAATTCCTGCAAGATGTCCATGTAGCCGAGGTATTGGTCGACAATTTTGGCGAGCGACATCTCGGGTAACGCCACCTCTTGGCGGCGAACCAAATAGAGCAACAGGTCGAGAGGCCCTCGGTATGCTGGCAATTCGACACGGAAATTCATGGTTTTGCCGAGGCCTTGACGCGTGCCAGCGCGCCGAAATGAGAGCGTGGACGAGCGTGAGGAGATAAAAAAAGGACTGAATTCTCAGATTAGCTTAGCAGGAGCGATCACTCTAGAGACGTTTTTGTTGTCATTTGCAGTGTATTTCACTCTTCGTAACGGAGGGAGGAGCCAACGACGAACACGATCTCGGCACCCGCGATCTTTCAGCGCCGATCTCGACGCTAACGCCCTTGTTGGTTTTTGCCCTCAAAATTATCATACTGGGCTCGACAAAGCGGTCCAATCCAAATCCTCGTAGATGACGACACCCCCCATCTGATGAGCAAAGACAACCAGCGACACGTGCTTAGTGCACTTGTTCAAAACGTGCCAGGCGTTCTGGCTCACATTTCCGGCATGCTTGCCTCGCGCGGATACAATATCGATTCGTTAGCGGTCGGCGAAACCGAAGACAAGCATCTTTCTCGCATGACGTTTGTCGTCGTGGGAGACGATCGCGTGCTGGAACAAGTCGGCAAACAGCTGGAAAAAATTGTCACGGTCGTGCAAGTACTCGACGTCAGCAGCCGTGATTTCGTCGAGCGTGATTTGTTGTTGATGAAAATCAAAGCACCCGCTGGACCGGTACGCAGCGAGATTCGCGAACTGGTCGATATTTTTCGAGCCAAGATCGTCGACGTGGGCCTCGATGAATTGATGGTTGAAATCAGCGGCCGCGAAAACAAAGTCCAAGCGTTCATCGAACGAATGCGGCCCTATGGAATCACGGAACTGGCTCGCACCGGTCGGATCGCGATGATTCGCAGCGATAGCGAATTGCCCCGGACCAAGGCTGCCTCGGCAAAGGTTGTCACCGTATAGTGACCGACCGTTAGCTCCCGAAAAAAAATCTCCCTCTTTACTTTACTACCCAAAGATTTGAACGCTGCTATGGCTGCTACGATTTACTACGAAAATGATGCCGATTTGTCTCACCTGAAGGGCAAAACGGTTGCAATCCTTGGCTACGGTTCGCAAGGCCACGCGCAAGCTCAGAACCTTCGCGACAGCGGATGCAACGTCATCATTGGACAACGTCCTGGTTCGGCTAACTACGACTTGGCTGTTTCGCACGGCTTCGAGCCAATGTCGATTGAAGACGCAACCAAGGCAGCAGATGTCATCAACATCCTTCTTCCCGATGAAGTTCAAGGCGACATTTATCGCGACTCCATCGAGCCCAACTTGAAGCCGGGCAACGTGTTGATGTGCTCGCACGGTTTCAACATCCACTTTGGCCAGATCCAGCCACCCAAGGGAATCGATACCTTGCTCGTCGCTCCTAAGGGCCCTGGGCACTTGGTCCGCAGCGAATATGTAAAAGGGGGCGGTGTCCCTTGTTTGATCGCCTTGGGCGAAGGCGCCTCCGAAGCGACCAAGCAGATTGGTTTGGCGTACGCCAAGGGAATCGGCGGAACGCGCGGCGGAGTGATCGAGACTTCGTTCGCGGAAGAAACCGAAACCGATCTGTTCGGCGAGCAGGTGGTACTTTGCGGCGGCGTGAGCGAGCTTGTCAAAGCCGGTTTTGAAACGTTGGTCGAAGCGGGTTACCAACCTGAGATGGCCTACTTCGAGTGCATGCACGAATTGAAGTTGATCGTCGATTTGTTGTACGAAGGTGGTTTGAGCTACATGCGTTACAGCATTAGTAACACCGCAGAGTATGGCGATTACGTCAGCGGTCCTCGTATCATTACGCCGGAAACCAAGGCCGAAATGAAGCGAGTTTTGAATGAAATCCAATGTGGTGAATTCGCTCGCAAATGGATCTCCGAAAACCGTGCCGGTGCACCGTTCTTCAAAGCAACCCGTCGTCGCGAACGCGAACATGGTGTTGAACAAGTCGGCCGCGGTCTTCGCCGCATGATGACTTGGATCGACGAAAAGGAAGTTTGATCCATGGCGGCGTCAGATCACTTGTCAACGCCGAACGTTGCCAAGCTGACGCAGATGCAGATCGATGCGGTTCGGCGCTGGCATGCCGAACCGGTCGACAATCGGTTCACGGGACTTGAAGGTCTCGTTTGTCAACAACATGCCATGAACTTCTGTTTGTGGCACGAAGAGGATAAGGCACGAAACCCCGCTGCGACCGACGTTGAGATCGCCGGGGTGAAACGGGCGATCGACGGGTTAAATCAACGGCGTAATGATTTGATCGAAGACGTCGATGACGCTATCTCCGAACTTATTCGGGCCTCTGGTATTACGGTTGCATCCGATGCCGCGATCAATACCGAAACTCCTGGCAGTGTGATCGATCGTTTGTCGATCATGTCGCTACGTATTTTCCATTACGGCGAACAATGTGATCGCATGGATGTCGAAGAGGAGCATCGGAAAAAGGTGCTCCAGCGATTGGCGGTTTGCAAAACGCAGCACGCGGATTTGTCGTTTTCGTTACAGCAATTGTTCGACGATCTGTTTGCCGGGCGAAAACGCCATCAGACGTACCGCCAGTTGAAGATGTATAACGATGCGTCGCTCAACCCAGCCATCTACAACGCATCGCGACAATCGTAGTCCCCGGTTGCTAACGCGTCCGACCCTCCCAACAGGGAGGGTGTTTCACCGCGCCGCAACACCTCCTGACAAACTCGTTTGGAGTGACGCTGTCCTATCCTTTGACAACCAAGTTCACCAACCGGCCGGGGACGACAATCTGTTTGACGATCGTTTTACCCTCGAGCTGTTCGGCCACTTTGGGATCCCCCAAGGCAATTTCAATTAATTGATCCTTGTTCGCGTCGGGGGAAACATTGATCTTGGATTTGATCTTTCCGTTGATTTGAACCGGGATCTCAATGCTGCTTTGGGCCAGCGCCGCTTCGTCCCATTCGGGCCAAGTTGCGTTTGCGACAGCGCCTTGACCGCCGAGCAGCATCCAGAGCTCTTCGGCCAAGTGGGGAGCGTAGGGCGACAGCAGGATCAGAAAGGACTTCATCGCTTCGATCGGACGCTGCTCGGATCGTGTGAAGAAGTTTGTGAACTCCATCATGCGAGCGATTGCGGTATTGAAGCTCATCGCTTCGGTATCTTCGGTGACCTTGCGAATCGTTTGATGGAGGGTTCGCAATTGTGCTTCGTCACACGGTTTGTCGGTGATGGCGTCGCACAACGCCACTTCGTCGGCGTCTTGATCAACGATCATTCGCCAGACGCGGTCCAAGAAATTACGGACTCCGCCGACACCGTCCATCGACCATGGCTTGGTGGCTTCGAGTGGTCCCATGAACATTTCGTACAATCGCAATGCATCGGCGCCGTAATCTTTCACGACGGTATCGGGATTGACGACGTTGCCGCGGCTTTTAGACATTTTGTCGGCTTTTGCCAGGACTTTGAAGTCGGTGCCCGCCAAGAACGTTTGCCCTTTGCGTTTTTCCGTTTCGTCATCGCTGAGATCGGAGTCATCGGAATGCTTGAGGATGATCGAAACTTTCTCTCCGTCTTCGGCACGATCGCCTCGGATCCCTTTTTGATCCAAGTCCGTCTTCGCCGCTTGGTAGTCTTCATCGCTCATGTGGTATTGAGGCGAACCAAGGATCATGCCTTGATTGACGAGTCGTCCAAACGGTTCCGGCGTGCTAACGTGTCCGCGGTCGTAAAGGACCTTGTGCCAAAATCGCGAGTACAACAAGTGCAGGACCGCATGCTCGGCACCTCCGACATACAGGTCGACAGGCATCCATTGCTTTTCTTTCTCCGGATCGATCATCGCGTGATCGTTTTTCGGATCGATGTATCGCAAGTAATACCAGCACGAACCTGCCCACTGTGGCATCGTGTTGGTTTCGCGGCGATAGCGTTTGCCGTCGATCGTCACGTACAACCAATCCTCATCGGCTTTGGCCAATGGGGGTTCGGGCCGCCCGTGCGGTTTGTAATCTTTCAAATCGGGTAAACGCACGGGCAGTTCCGAGGTATCGACCGCTCGTTTGATTCCGGTCGCGTCGCCGTTCTCATCCACCTCGTGGAGAATTGGGAACGGTTCGCCCCAAAATCGTTGGCGGCTGAACAACCAATCGCGAAGTTTGAAGTTAACCGCTTCACTGCCTTGCCCCGTTTCCGACAACCAAGTGGTCACAGCGGTTTTGACTTCCTGGGTCGTTTGGCCGTTGAACTGAGCGCTGTTGATGGCGGTTCCTTGCGCGGCGAAACAGGCTTTACCGGCCAGGATCGCATCGCGGTTAGGATCGTCGGCATCTGGATCCACGACAGGGATGACCTTCAAATCAAATTGTTGGGCAAATTCAAAGTCCCGTTCATCGTGGGCGGGGACCGCCATGATGGCACCGGTTCCGTAACCGGCAAGCACGTAGTCCGCGACCCAAATCGGAATCGATTCGCCATTGACGGGATTGATCGCTGTCGATCCGGTGAAGACGCCTGTTTTCACCTTGTCGCCTTCGGTCCGTTCGCGATCGCTCTTGAACGAGGCTTTCTCACGATACGCATGGACCGCTTCGGATTGCGCAGGCGTGGTCAAGCGATCGACTAATGGGTGTTCAGGTGAAACGACCATATACGTGGCACCAAACAACGTATCGGGGCGTGTCGTGTAGACGCGTAGGGCATCGTCGCCCGATTCGGCGGGAAAGGCGTTCTTGGTTCTCGCCGCTTTCCAGGCTTCAAACTGGTCTGCTTGGCCGACATAAAAGTCGACTTCCGCACCCGTGCTGCGTCCGATCCAATCGGTTTGTAGCTTTTTGATTCCGGTGGGCCAATCGAGATCGTCGAGTCCCGCCGCCAAGCGTTCCGCGTAAGCGGTAATGCGGAGCATCCATTGCCGCAGCGGGATGCGTTTGACCGGATAGCCACCCCGATCGCTTTTGCCATCAATCACCTCTTCATTGGCAAGCACGGTGCCGAGTTCTTGGCACCAATTCACCAGCGCGTCGTCTTGATATGCCAAGCGTTGGGAGTCGCGATAGGCGGCGATCGCCACTTCGCCTTGGGCCTCGACCTCCACGGGGATAGGCAATTCTGCGATCGGACGCCCCTTTTGCGCTTCGCTGTCAAACCATGTGTCGTAGAGGACCAGGAAAATCCACTGAGTCCAGCGAAAGTAGTCTTCATCGGTGGTCGCCAACACGCGATCCCAGTCGTAGCTAAAGCCGAGCATCTTTAGCTGACGCGTGAAATTATCGATGTTTTTTTGGGTCTGCAAACGCGGGTGTTCGCCTGTTTTGATCGCGTGTTCCTCGGCGGGCAAGCCGAATGCGTCAAAGCCCATCGGGTGCAGCACGCTTTCGCCTCGAAGTCTCGCAAAACGCGAAATGATATCGGTCGCGGTATAGCCTTCGGGATGCCCAACGTGTAATCCGTCGCCACTGGGGTAGGGAAACATGTCCAAAACGTACCTTTTCTTCCCGGTCGGATGCTCCGGTGTAGCGAAGGTGCGGTTTTGTTCCCAATAGGCTTGCCAGCGAGGTTCGATTTCGGCGGGATTATAGCGAGGCATGGAATTTAGCTTTGGCGTAAGGGGGGGAGTCTGGCTGTCGAAGAGTCGTGCATCGGCACTAAAACTTGGGACGAAGAAATCGTTGGGAAAGAGCTTTGCTCCGTACTGTTGGCGGATCCGATTCGGTCATTCCCCGTTTTAACGGCGATTTATGAATCGGCGGGAGGGGGGATTGGACCCGCCGCAAGTTCTTTTCAAACGATTTCAACAAGCTCAAAGGGAGAATTCTAGGAAATACAGGGGCGGATGAAAGGTGGACCGAAAAACCTTGATTTCAGTTCGCTTGCCGCTGCGGGAGTGAGATGGCAAGCGGCGGCGGCTTTGCGATTGGGATTTCGCCGTTGACGCTCCCCCCATGCAATGGCTACAGAGCAACCATCATGAGACTTCATCTGCTTCGTCTGACCGTCATTTGCACAGGGATCGCCCTTGGCGTCGGCTGTCGTACGTACGCTCCGATCGCTGTTTGGACGCCTCCGGGGCTACAATCGACGGTGGGCAAGCGAGTGGCGGTTTCCCAGGTGGTCGGACCTGCCGAGATCGCAAAGCAAGTTCAACAAAAATTGATCGCATCGGCTCCTCATGATCAGGGCCGCGAGTTCGAGCTCGTTGATTCCGAAACGTTGCAACCCAAGTCTCCGATTCGTTTGGTCGCCGCCACCGAGGACCAGTCCAGTGACGTGGCGCTCGCCTCGGTCGCCCGACGCGAGGGCTACGACTACATTTTGCGTGGGGAGGTTCTCTCCGAACGAACGCATGGAGTGCGACCAACTGATCCCGATCTCTTGGCGATCTCTTGGCGATTGACGGCGATCGATGCTCATCAGGCTTCGGCCGGAACACCGGTGGTCGTGGAGCGATCGACTGCGATCGAGCGATATCCTGAGCTCGCGCTCCTCTCAGACCCCGATGAGCAATTGGTTGCCGCTGCGGTGCGAGAAACGCATCGCTTGTTTTCGCCGTCACTTGCGCACCAGAGGGTCTCGTTGGCGGTCCCCTTGCTGACGCCCGGTCGAGCCGATGTGCGGCGTGGCAACGCGGCAGCGAAGCAAGGTGATTGGCAACAAGCGACGACGTACTGGACCAGGGCCGCCGAGCAGCACCCGATGCAGGCTGCGGCAACGCATAACTTGGCGTTGGCTGCCGCAGCTTCGCAGGACTTCTCGCTGGCGAAGCAGTTGGCCAGAAAGGCGGTACGGCAATACCCGCTGCCGATGTACCAGCAGACATTGGTCTGGATTGAACAAACCCAGCGGCAATATCACGAGGCCTTCAATCTACCGGATCCACCCGAAGGTTGGTTCCTGACCCGTTCGTAGCGGCGGTTGCGGGCGAGTGCGCTCGAGGCAAACGATGGAGGCAAGCGGTGGGAACCATTGAAAATGGTAAAATTGCAAACTGAAAATTTTAAATTGGATGACGCGAGGATGCATCGCGAGTCGCGGGTCCGTTTTCCTACGCTTTATTGTTCAATTTAAAATTGTCAATTTTACTTTTTCAATCCTTTCGGCCTCCCCGGTCGCTCTCGCATCGGACCCTCCCTTACGAGAGGGGGTTGCGCAATGGGAAAAACCACACGGCAAGCGGTCGTGCCGCTTAGGCCAGTTCCTCGAGTCGTCCGGTACTGTCCCCGATCGACTCCGCAGGCGTTCCCATGCAGTCGAGCATCGAGAGGAACAGGTTTGCCATCGGCCGTTCGGTCTTGGGCTCGATGTACCGACCGGTGCGAATCTTTCCGCCCGCGCCGCCGGCGAGCACGATCGGCAAGTCTTCGTGTCGGTGGCGGTTGCCGTCGCTAAGGCCGCTGCCGTACAGCACCAATGATTGATCCAATAGGGTTCCGGTGCCTTCCTGGATGGAGTCCAGTCGCTTCAGGAAGTATTCGAATTGCTCGACGAGGTAATGGTCGATTCGTTTGAGTTTTTCGACTTGGTCTTCTTGGTTGCGATGGTGACTGAGTTGGTGATGCCCTTCCTTGATATCGATTTCGGAATAGCGGCGACTCCCGCCCGCAGAATCGAGCATCAAGGTGGCAACGCGTGTGGTGTCGGTTTGGAACCCGACCGCCATGATGTCGTACATCAATCTCGCATGTTCGCGGAACGCCTCGACTCGCCCAAAGGGGACTTCAAGATCAGGCATTGCGGCACGGTCGGCTTGTTCACTGCGTTCGATTTGGGATTCGATATCACGGATGCTGGAGAAGTATTCGTCCAGTTTGCGTTGGTCGGACCGGCCCACATTCTTCATGATCCGCTTGGCATCTTCGGCGACGACATCGAGGATACTTTTGCGATAGAAGTCGCGTTCTTTTCTCGCTGCGTCACTGCCGCGATTGAACATCCGCTCGAATGCCATTCGCGGGTTGACTTCCTTTGGCATCGGTTGTGACTCGCTACGCCACGAGACATTGGACGAGTACGCACAGCCATATCCGCTGTCGCAGCTGCCTGCATTGCGGCTGCCGACGAGCCCTAGTTCGATTGATGGCAGCGTTGTTTTTCCGACCAATTGGTTGGCTGCGACTTGATCGACCGAGATGCCGAGTTTGATGTTGCTGCTCGTCTTGACGGGGCGCGCGGCGGTCAAGAAGGTGGAACCACCGCGGGCGTGGTCGCCGGCACCGTCTTTGTGTGCCCGGCCGTTGTCATGCGCCAGACCCGAGATCACATTGATCTTCGACTTGAACGCTTCGAGCGGCTTCAGCGTGGGAGAGAGTTGCCAATCGTCGCCGCTTCCGGTCGGTTTCCAATCCGACATGATCGCGCCGTTGGGGAAGAACACACAGGCCATTCGCACGGGCGTTTCATCCTGTGACGATGGAGGGCCGGTGGCTGCAAACACGCTGCGTGCAACGGGAGTCATCGATTCAAGCAGCGGTAGACCGATCGCAAGTCCCGCGCCGCGAAGCATGGTTCGTCGACTTAGTGGCTGGCTCATTGTTTCTCCTCCGAAGAATTGATTTTAATTGGAACGTAACTGGTTTTGAAACGGGCGGCTTCGCACGACTTCTAGGATCACGTCGGTAAACCGGTAGCCATCGGTGGCGGTGGTGTTCGCAATCGATTCGATCACGCAGCGGTCCGTTGGCGACAATTCGCGACCGAGCGAAAAGGTCAGCAAGCGGCGAATGGTCGTTCTCGCAAAGACATCTTTTTCGCTGTTGCCGAGTACCTCGGCGAGTTCGGCCGCTCCGGAAAATCGACGACCACCGG
This window encodes:
- a CDS encoding segregation and condensation protein A — encoded protein: MNFRVELPAYRGPLDLLLYLVRRQEVALPEMSLAKIVDQYLGYMDILQELDLGEVGDFLDLASTLVEMKSLAVLPKIVEEAEEEEILDPQSELIERLLQYKEIRDAASILDEMGQRWQQRYERMSDDLPSRRVDLGDQPIIDLEIWDLVSAFGRIMREAAGPPPTEVVYDDTPIHVYMQRIHDRLKLDEQVPLMDLVTGGIHKSSLIGWFLATLELTRHHGAAVEQREHGDIYVVRTAHYSDSLNVNEVDNYGAKAIEASNMPIRMR
- a CDS encoding aldo/keto reductase; protein product: MQKKRLGSSGVVVSDICMGTMTFGSQCDESTSHAICDLAYESGIDFFDAAEIYPVPPSKETIGVTEEIFGRWMKTKPRESMVVATKVTGPGHGWFEPPVRYGKTSLDRHQIRRACDDSLRRLGTDYIDLYQTHWPDHGMPYEEVLGALTELRDAGKVRVIGCSNETSWGVMKSLWTAEAQGLDRYQTVQNNFSLINRRCESELAQVLRNEKLSLLPYSPLGGGVLTGKYNQTPPAGARFTDYLLKGEPRQKKMAQRFVNDRTLETARRMEEIAQSIGTSVTALAVAWSRQHDFVASTIIGATSTAQLKESLVAKELILDAETLARIDQVDAEIPTPMTEDGLRRL
- the ilvN gene encoding acetolactate synthase small subunit, which translates into the protein MSKDNQRHVLSALVQNVPGVLAHISGMLASRGYNIDSLAVGETEDKHLSRMTFVVVGDDRVLEQVGKQLEKIVTVVQVLDVSSRDFVERDLLLMKIKAPAGPVRSEIRELVDIFRAKIVDVGLDELMVEISGRENKVQAFIERMRPYGITELARTGRIAMIRSDSELPRTKAASAKVVTV
- a CDS encoding DUF4254 domain-containing protein — its product is MAASDHLSTPNVAKLTQMQIDAVRRWHAEPVDNRFTGLEGLVCQQHAMNFCLWHEEDKARNPAATDVEIAGVKRAIDGLNQRRNDLIEDVDDAISELIRASGITVASDAAINTETPGSVIDRLSIMSLRIFHYGEQCDRMDVEEEHRKKVLQRLAVCKTQHADLSFSLQQLFDDLFAGRKRHQTYRQLKMYNDASLNPAIYNASRQS
- the ilvC gene encoding ketol-acid reductoisomerase gives rise to the protein MAATIYYENDADLSHLKGKTVAILGYGSQGHAQAQNLRDSGCNVIIGQRPGSANYDLAVSHGFEPMSIEDATKAADVINILLPDEVQGDIYRDSIEPNLKPGNVLMCSHGFNIHFGQIQPPKGIDTLLVAPKGPGHLVRSEYVKGGGVPCLIALGEGASEATKQIGLAYAKGIGGTRGGVIETSFAEETETDLFGEQVVLCGGVSELVKAGFETLVEAGYQPEMAYFECMHELKLIVDLLYEGGLSYMRYSISNTAEYGDYVSGPRIITPETKAEMKRVLNEIQCGEFARKWISENRAGAPFFKATRRREREHGVEQVGRGLRRMMTWIDEKEV
- a CDS encoding MBL fold metallo-hydrolase, which encodes MVENLPVLTHVHDGLTIEGYSRAAVQTYWRVNELKVLFDCGGQPWDFMGTPTMFISHAHLDHIAALPAYVSRRRMMKMDPPVIYLPDSAVDTTWDMLQMFRRLDRGAMPCELIGLLPGDETSISREYIVTSLPTRHTIDSLGFVIHQRRHKLKPEFQGLQGDKIRDLKLAGTEITEETRVPVFAYTGDTSPPGLDNNPVFYEAKTLVSELTFVAPEHRKEKIHKHGHMHIDDYRQRADRFQNELIIASHLSTRYNDTQVKRLVQKALPDAIGGRLKLWL
- the hemW gene encoding radical SAM family heme chaperone HemW: MQTKLAPSDPNWAWPTSRSAYVHVPFCRHRCGYCNFSVIANRDELMKPFLSAIDQELASLDRPEIDTLFLGGGTPTHLPVAELDWLLKQLAVRFDLSEHSERSVEANPEDIDEEKLRVLADNGINRISLGVQSFTPEKLKLLQRSHSAAQAAAAIELAAKWIGNVSVDLIFAAPGESVSDWQADLQTALDLPINHLSTYALTFEKGTSFWNAKRLGRLEGVDEDVEVAMYTLTRQVTAQRGIHHYEISNFAKDGFRCRHNLAYWEGRGWYAAGPGAARFVEGRREVNHRSTTTYLKRIESNQSPIAESEPITQEQYARERAAFGVRMIDGIDFAKLSRETGVDLFTLCAEAIETSTRDGFIQRRGDHISLTPRGILFADSVASELLG